TGGAAACACTGGCAGCTGTAGGCCAAATTGCCGCAGGAACAGTTCATGAAATCCGCAATCCGCTAACTGCCATTAAAGGCTTTGCCCAACTCATTCAAAATCGCGTTGAACGCCACAATACCTTAGCCATCAGTGAGTATTGCACACTAATCAGCGATGAGATTGATCATATTAATGCCATTGTATCGGATTTTTTAACCTTAGCTAAGCCACATGATAAGCCTTATACGAGATTGGATATCGTGACTTTAGTTAGCGATGTATTAGCATTTTTATATGGTGAATCCCTTTTGCTAAAAATCAGCATCGTTTCAACCATTCCCGATCATCCCATTTACATCACCGGTTGTTTAGAGAATTTGAAAGAAGTGCTTATTAATATCTGCCGCAACGCTTTCCAGGCCATGGAGCCGGATGGCATACTCAGCGTGTCTATCACAGACCAGCCACATGCAGTCTGGATTGATATTACCGATACCGGGTGCGGCATGCATGAAGAGACCATGCAAAAATTGTTCGAAGCTTTTTATACCACCAAAGAAACCGGCACTGGACTGGGTTTGTCCATTTGCCGGCGTATCATTTGTGAGCATGGTGGTGAAATTAAGGTAACCAGTCAGCTAGAATATGGCAGTACCTTTACCATCATATTGCCGCACGAATAAATCAGACTTTATCCAGTCCGTACTTTTTCAAATAACGGTATAAAGTAACCCGGCTGACATCCAGCATATTCGCCAGACGGCTTATATTGCCGCCAGCCGCCTGCCAGGCTTTAATGAACACATCGCGGTCTTCTTTCCAAGAAGTATCTGGTCTGATATCGCCCATTAAATTGATATCTTCAGGATGAATCTCATGACCAGCAGTATTGAAGAACGCATGTTCAACAACCCCTTGCAATTGTTTGATATTGCCAGGCCACTCGTAGGATTTCAGCAATTCGGCCGTTTCAGGCAAAATGGTTTTAATACTGATTTGATGTTGTTCGGCTACCTCACTGATAATATGCTCAGCTAAAGACGGAATATCTTCACGCCGGTTTCGTAACGCTGGCACTCTAATAATATTCTTAGCAATAATTTCATAAAGATCTGCCCAGAACGCCCCACGCTCAGTCAGTCGTTTTAGATCACTATCACAAGCGGCAATAATACGAACATCAATTGGCCGCTCTACCTCTTCGCCAACCCGCCTCATCCATTTTTTCACCAGGACATCGGCCAATCTGACAGCAACACTTTTAGGCAGTTTTTCAATCTCATCCATAAACAGTGTTCCACCATTAGCAAGTTCTAGTTTCCCTGGACGGCTGGCATCAGGAGCGTCAGCAACACCAAACAACTCTTCTTCCAGGCGTTCCGGCGGTAATCCACCGCACTTGAGCGAAATGAGCGGCCCGGCAGCTCTGGGGCTTGCCTGGTGAATGCCGTGTGCCATACGCTCTTTACCAGTTCCTGCTTCGCCTTGCAATAACAAGTGATAATTATTGCGGGCAACGCGGGCGGCTTTATCTTTTGTGGTAACAAATACTCCAGCCTCACCAATCATGCTGGCCAGACTATAGCGGGCAGTATAACCAACCGCATGCGCCACCAGCGTCCGCAAGTCTTCAATCGGCAGAGATACCGCAACAACACTATTGACGGTTTGATCAGAATCCCGCTCTAACGGCACTACTGTTGTGATATCTTCGTAAGTTTTGCGTGGAGTAATCCAGGTAACTTCTTTATTGTACGAGGGGACACCGTTAAACCCCTTAAATATCGGTGTATGGCGATAGTTAAGCACGACGTCATTGAGATTGGGCAGACTATCTTCAGCCCCGCCGCCGCCAATACCAGCCAGTCTGCTTTGTCCCAGTTTATTGGTATAGGCCACTTCCCCGCCTGGCATAATGTGATAAACAGCAAACGGAGCCGCATCTAAAATAGCTTGCTGCGCCTTGAGGCGGGTAAGCATAGTGAGATGACTTTCGATCGCATGCTTCATACTAAGGAGTAGTGATACAACGGCACTATATGGCAAAGCTTGCTGTTCAATGGACACCAAGGTAATAATATACTCTAACTGACCATCAATCATAATAGGAGCCGAGCAAGCATCACCCATTTGGCATTCTTCGATCCACATTTCCGGTCCGAATAACAAAAATGGAACCCGATGCTCCCGGGCAATGCTAATACTTGATGCACCGATATCTTGCTCTGACAAACGAGCGCCTTCAATCTGACCGGGAGTTTTCTGGAAAAACGGCAATGAATAACTCTTGAGCACATAGCACTCTGCATCCAGCAGCAGCAAGCTCAAGTTGTATATATTAAAGAACTCCCTGATTTCCCGATAAAAATCATTTAAATAACTAATTGCATTTTCATTTTGATCCTGTCGGCTCATCAGTTCAGTTTTGCTTAACTTGGTAAGCGGCGGCATAACATCATGCGGCACACCGGCTGCACGGCTCTGCTGCCAGGCAGTACCCACCCATGGATGCACATTGGGATCAACAACCCCATCGTTAATAAATTTTTGATAATAATATTCTAATTTTTCTTTGCTGCGTCGCTCTCGAATCATGAAAAAACCCCCAAACGTCATTCTATCTGTAGTATGTCCATTCTCATTTAAATGTGAGTCAAATTGACTCACCTAATTGTATCAAGCCTGTCCTGTACATGCAACAATGTATTAATTTTAAAGTACATAATTTACAGAAAATTTCCCCGATAATTTTTTTATTGTCCAATCAGCGAAAATTAGCTATGCTAAAGGTAAGGAAATCTCATAAAGGCTGGTGATTTAATGAAAACCATTGCACTGATTGCTCATGATCGCAAAAAGCAGGAAATGCTCGAATTCGTTCGTGTCCACACATCGCTGTTAGCCCAGCATAAATTGGTGGCTACTGCAACAACAGGTCGCTTGATTGCCGAAAATACCGGTTTAGAAGTGACAACCTTTTTATCAGGACCATTAGGCGGTGACCAGCAAATTGGCGCACTGGTCGCTACTCAGAATATTGACATCGTGATATTCCTGCGTGATCCACTGACAGCCCAACCTCACGAACCGGATATTACGGCATTACTTAGAGTCTGTGATGTGCACGATGTACCTCTGGCAACCAATAAAACAACGGCCCACTTGCTGCTTAATGCCATAAATTTCGATTGACCATTCAAATTTATTATAGAATTCCTCAACTAAAAAACCAGGCGGTATCCGCCTGGTTTTTGCTATTAAGTCCGATAGTAATTAATATCTTCCGTAAAGTGTTGAATCACCTTTTTAAATTCGCCAATCTTATCCATCATATCTTGGAGTTTATCATTATAAACCGTAACAGCGGCGCTTACCTCTTCACTCGCAGCCGAGTTCTCCTCAGAGATTGCGGCAAGTGACTCGATCTTGCCGTAAACCTGATTAAGCCCTTGGGTCTCATGTTCTAATTTATCAATCATATCGACAATATTATCAGCCACATGATGTACATTCAGTACATGCTCGGTATTACTTTTGACTACAGAACCAAGCTGGCGGCTTTCATTGGCTAAAATGGCGTATTCCTCCTCAATTAAACCAACGACGGCATCAATAATCTCCATCAGGATCTTTAAATCACTGGAGATGCTCTCAGAATGATGATGCGATTGCTCAGCCAATTTTCGAACTTCCTCAGCCACCACAGCAAAGCCGCGTCCCTGTTCACCCGCCCGGGCGGCTTCAATCGCCGCATTCAGTGCCAACAGATTGGTTTGTCCGGCAATCGCCGCAACCATCCCTGTGATCTCATTAATTTTAGTGGCCTGGGCCTGTAGATTTTCAGCCGAATTTTTGACATCAGCAAATTTCTGCATGCTTTTTTCCAAACGATTGTTAGACGCCTGAACTTCATTAAACCCACTCTTAATTTCTGCTACTGCGGACTCCAGCTGCTGCTTGTTCACAGTCTGTTCAGCAACAACAGTCTTCAGCGTCTCAAGGTTCCCATTAAGAATAGCGACTGCGTGACTGGTATCCTGCGCCTGACTGGTTGCCGCCAAGGCCACATCCATAACAACTCCGGAAATCTCGTTAGAAGTTCCCCGCATTTTCTCGGCAAGATCATTGAAGTTTTCGGCGTATTTATTCATTTCATCGCCAGTACCCTTAAAGCCGATAAATTCACGTTTAACCCGCTTTTTATATTGATTTAATATCGCTACCAGCTCTTCGAACTCGTCTGCCGATTTAAGTTTGGTATCGGTATAATATTTATGTTCCATAATGTTTTTCAATTCATTCTTAATTGTGTTTAAAGGCCGTAACAGCAAGGCTGCCCCGGCTGCGGCCAATCCACCACTAATTAGCGCTGACCACAAGGGGATCTCAGCACCAACAGCAGTGAGTATGACATTGACAATCAACGAAAAGGCAGCGGTAGCCACCCCGATTTTCGCCGGCAGACTACGGATAATTCCAACAGCCAGCAGTTTGCTAAAATGATAATGAATGGTCTGACTGATCGGTTTGGGGAATTTTATTTTAATCTTCATATGTTCAGATGAACTCTCGATCATTTCAGTTTTAATATCTTCTTTGAAATGCGCTGCCGCACCTGATAATAGTCCTTTAAAATAACCAAACATACCTCGTTTGGATCGATAGCTTAAAATAGCCTCATATTCGGAAACCGGATGAATCAATAATTCCGGCGGTTCAGCGCCTGGCAAGCGTTTGACCATGACGACATGCACATCATACATGGCTGCTAGAAAAGAATACAAATTTTCATGTTGAAAAAATGCCGGATAGGCGCCAAAAAAAGTCTTGACATTATCTTTGCCAATCTCTTGCCAAACTTCATCTTCAGTTTTGCCAAGCTTAGGGGCAAGAAAGGCCACAATTTTCTTAGGTTGGGCATCATTGATCTCTTCTGTTGGCATAAACATTTTATCTGCAGTCCAACCTACATGAGCCATAGCTTGGGCTGTTAACTCTTCACCCCATAGCTGACGTGAAGTATTAAGCCAAGTTCCAACAACTGTCCCTTTCATCTTTACACACTCCGTTATGTAAGCTATTTTTACTTATTACACAATGCTTCGCTATAAAGCGCCAATATCCTGTATAGCAATGTAAATTTATTGTTACTAACCAAAAATTAGCCCCAAACAGCCGTTCTTCTTTCCATACTACTTAACGTGATTTCCATCACATATTTTTTCATAGCCGGCGGCTATACTGAGGTTGGCATTGTTATCCTAGGTGAATTCCCTTAAGGAGGATAAAGATGAATCTCCCAATTGCAAAAATCCCCTTTCTCAATAAGCGAATCAAGTTCCCAGTCACCCCCCATATTCCCGGTGGACTAGCCAGCCCGGAACAACTGAGAAAGCTGGCTGATCTAGCTGAAAGATACGGCGGCACATTAAAGATTGTTGGCAATGGCATTACCCTCATGGGACTAAATGCGGCCGATGGCGAGCAAGCCTTAGCCGAAATGGGCACCAAACCTGAATCGTTTATCGCCAAATCTGTCCGCGGTATTTCCATCTGTCCAAGTAAGCCCCATTGTCCGATGGCACAGCAGGATAGTGCCACCTTAGGCCTGGCCTTGGATCAAGAGTTCTTTGGTCAGGAAGTTCCAGGCAAAGTCCGCATCGGCGTAAGCGGCTGCCCTAATTGCTGTGCCGAAGTTTTTGTTAAAGACATCGGGCTGTTTGCTACCGCTAAAGGCTATACGCTGGTTGTTGGCGGCAATGCTGGCAGAAATGCGCAGGTTGGCCGGATCATTGCTAAGAACTTACCCGAAGCTGCAATAGCGCCACTTATTCGTGCTATCCTGACCTACTACCGCCAGCATGGCCAAACTAAAGAGCGCTTGGGACAATTGATCGAGCGCCAGGGCTGGGAGCACTTTCTTGTACAGACCGTTCCATCTTGCTACCATGAAACTTTATAAAATAAGGCTGACTATCTGCAAATAGTCAGCCTTATTTTATAAAGTTTTGAACGTGTAAATTCGGTCACTATGAAAGCGTTATAAATAAAACCGGATAGACGCTCACTAAAAAAACAATCGTGGATACAATAAAAGCAGCCACAGCCAAATGAATATTCAGGCTATAAATCCGGGCCGTAATCACCGCATTGACAGCAGTAGGCATACAAGCAAGCACCAACAAACTATTCACCATGACCGGATCACTTAATAGCAAGCGAGCCAGCCCATAAATCAGAAGAGGGGTAACAACAAACTTCAGCGGAAGCAAATCCACAATGCTCCGGTACTGTTCCTTCATCTTGCCGAAATCCAGCGAATAGCCCACTGGAATCAGTGCCGTCCAGGCACCAAAGTGTACTAATGGATCAAATAAAAGCCCTAGTACCGGTGGTCGGGGCACTCCGATCAACTGCAATGCCATGCCGCTGAAAATGCCGACAATGGCCAGCTGATTCCGGCTGAATAAAATGGCTTTCATAGTGATTGGCTGCAGCTTGGCATCCTGATTGGCTCGCTGATAATAATATTGCGCCAGGGGATAGCAAACCAAAAACATGAGGATATACTGAAACAATACCACCAATTGCTGATAGGCATAGCCAGTTTCACCATATAAAAGAAAGACACACAAGCCACCCATCGTACCTAAATTAGACAGTGCCGCGGACATGACATAACTGCCGCGGTCTAAATTATCCGAATATTTTCGTTCAGCAATCAAACAAGCAATGCTTCCAGGAATCAGCCCCATAGCCAGCCCCATGACCGGCAGCCAAATTAAATCCATTCTTAGCGGCAATACCCAAAAACTCAACATTGACAGAGCTGGATAAACCACTAAGATGTTATTCAAAATCATTTTATTAAAGAAGGTGCCAGTCAGCCTGGACTGAAAGCGGCAGAAATAGCCGATGATGATCGGTACTAATAAATCGATGGCAAAATAGATTAATTTATATTTAATATCCATAGCTTAGTCCTCAATGCTCTTTATAAGCCTTCGCAAAAATTAGCGGCATCAATAACAAAAGATATGCGATTGCGCCCATAACGTTTGGACAAGAACATCGCAACATCGGCATTACGCATCAGGCTTGTTATATCAGTGCCGTCTTTGGGATAAATACTAATTCCAATACTCATTGTAACCACGATCTCATCCCGATCAATCACAATGGGATCTCGGCTGGCAGTAAGAATACGATTTGCAATGTTTTCAATTTCTTGCCGTGTATTGGTTCCCGGCAGAATAATCACAAACTCGTCGCCGCCCAGGCGAGCCACGGTATCACAGGCACGGATGCAGGTTTGCATCCGCTGTGCCACCTGTCGAAGCAGTTGATCACCAGCATCATGTCCATAAGTATCATTAACCGGCTTAAAATTATCTAAATCCAAAAACAAAACTGCAATCCATTCTCCATTCCGCTGAGCCTGATTCAGCGCCATAGCCAGCCGGTCTTCAAATAAACGGCGATTCGGCAATCCTGTAAGCGGGTCATGGTAAGCATAATACTCTGTTCGTTCCTCATTTTGCTTGCGAGTGGTAATATCCGCAAATAAGGCCGCCACATAGTCTTCATTCGGCGTAAAAACCGAAGTAAGATACCATTTATTGAGGCGTGGTGAACAATACTCAAAGTTATAAGCCTGTCCGTTTTCAAGCACTGAATTAAATATGCTCTGCCAGTTCACACCAGAAGTGCTGTCTGCAAAAATTGTCTCACTAATGTTTCTGCCAATAAGCGTCTCACGAGGTAATCCCGTTGTCGTGACGAAGGCATCATTGATTTCAAGCAGACAATAATCAGTGATTTCGCCAGCCGCGTTTTTTTGCGCTTTTAAATAAATAAAGCCATTTAACATATGTTCAAAAAGAGCCCGGTATTTTGCCTCATTTCGCTGTAAAGCAGCTTCCATCTGTTTGCGGGCCGTAATATCAATCACCGCACCAACAAGGCCAGCCACCTCTCCATCAATGTCTTTAAACAGCGCTTTATTAAAGAGCACATCATGGTGTTGCCCCGTTGCATCTGACATGCGATATTCATAAACCTGAATCCCTTGATTGGCGAAGAGATCCCCATCCATTTTATAATATTTATTAGCAGCAATGTGCGGAAAAACCTCATAGACCGATTTGCCGATGATTTCAGAATGCTCTTTGCCGACAAACGTGGTAAAGGCTTGATTGCAGCCAATATATTTGCCTTCAATATCTTTATAGAAGATTGGGCTGGGCATTGCATTCAGTACTTCCTGCAGAAAATTAGCGGTTTCTAGATATTTCAGGCTATGAGCGCCAGAGCAACTTAACAAATCGGCTAACGCTACAAAAAAGTTCAGAATAAAAGCTACCTTCTGCTCTGAAAATATTGGCACTTGAGCTAAGGCCGCCAAATACGCTGCTTCGTTGTATCCATACCGATGGGCTTGTTCACGAAAATACGCTTCATCCGGTTCTTCTGCAAGAAATTGACCAATAAACAACGTGGCGAGATGCTTTCCCTCAATGATAATGGGGCATGCATATTCTAATAAGCCATTTTTGCATTGATAACCAACATAGGTTCTTGTATGAAGCTGCTCGGCGATAACACGATCGCTTTCCAAGCAATTTTGTCTGCTCTGCTCACAGGCGCGATGGAACTTGGTGCAAATATCCTGCCAGCCAGTCGCTGAAATAATGGTTGAATCAACTTCAATAATCCCAGATGGAATTCCAGTAGCGTCATAAAGCCTATCCAACAGCTGCTGGATTTTTTGTACATCTACCAGACTGCTAAATCGCTGTGCCACCAAAAAACCTCCTCTAAATTGCTGCCGCTATTTTGTAAAAACTTCCTAGTGCCACAATATCTATACATTACCATAAAACTTTAAAACTTCAAGTCAGAAACACCAGAAAAGCGTTAGTTTTTATAGTTAAAAATGTCGCATCCTAGATAAACGACAACCACATCCTGCAAGAAAATACCCCATAGCAGGTATGAGGTATTACGGATTTCCTATTTGCCCTGCTGGCGGTCAGACGGTAAGCGTTTATAGCAAAACCACCAATCAAAGCCTTCAATCT
This portion of the Sporomusaceae bacterium FL31 genome encodes:
- the sonO gene encoding methyl-accepting chemotaxis protein; the protein is MKGTVVGTWLNTSRQLWGEELTAQAMAHVGWTADKMFMPTEEINDAQPKKIVAFLAPKLGKTEDEVWQEIGKDNVKTFFGAYPAFFQHENLYSFLAAMYDVHVVMVKRLPGAEPPELLIHPVSEYEAILSYRSKRGMFGYFKGLLSGAAAHFKEDIKTEMIESSSEHMKIKIKFPKPISQTIHYHFSKLLAVGIIRSLPAKIGVATAAFSLIVNVILTAVGAEIPLWSALISGGLAAAGAALLLRPLNTIKNELKNIMEHKYYTDTKLKSADEFEELVAILNQYKKRVKREFIGFKGTGDEMNKYAENFNDLAEKMRGTSNEISGVVMDVALAATSQAQDTSHAVAILNGNLETLKTVVAEQTVNKQQLESAVAEIKSGFNEVQASNNRLEKSMQKFADVKNSAENLQAQATKINEITGMVAAIAGQTNLLALNAAIEAARAGEQGRGFAVVAEEVRKLAEQSHHHSESISSDLKILMEIIDAVVGLIEEEYAILANESRQLGSVVKSNTEHVLNVHHVADNIVDMIDKLEHETQGLNQVYGKIESLAAISEENSAASEEVSAAVTVYNDKLQDMMDKIGEFKKVIQHFTEDINYYRT
- the mgsA gene encoding methylglyoxal synthase yields the protein MKTIALIAHDRKKQEMLEFVRVHTSLLAQHKLVATATTGRLIAENTGLEVTTFLSGPLGGDQQIGALVATQNIDIVIFLRDPLTAQPHEPDITALLRVCDVHDVPLATNKTTAHLLLNAINFD
- a CDS encoding nitrite reductase large subunit; protein product: MNLPIAKIPFLNKRIKFPVTPHIPGGLASPEQLRKLADLAERYGGTLKIVGNGITLMGLNAADGEQALAEMGTKPESFIAKSVRGISICPSKPHCPMAQQDSATLGLALDQEFFGQEVPGKVRIGVSGCPNCCAEVFVKDIGLFATAKGYTLVVGGNAGRNAQVGRIIAKNLPEAAIAPLIRAILTYYRQHGQTKERLGQLIERQGWEHFLVQTVPSCYHETL
- the acoR gene encoding signal-transduction and transcriptional-control protein yields the protein MIRERRSKEKLEYYYQKFINDGVVDPNVHPWVGTAWQQSRAAGVPHDVMPPLTKLSKTELMSRQDQNENAISYLNDFYREIREFFNIYNLSLLLLDAECYVLKSYSLPFFQKTPGQIEGARLSEQDIGASSISIAREHRVPFLLFGPEMWIEECQMGDACSAPIMIDGQLEYIITLVSIEQQALPYSAVVSLLLSMKHAIESHLTMLTRLKAQQAILDAAPFAVYHIMPGGEVAYTNKLGQSRLAGIGGGGAEDSLPNLNDVVLNYRHTPIFKGFNGVPSYNKEVTWITPRKTYEDITTVVPLERDSDQTVNSVVAVSLPIEDLRTLVAHAVGYTARYSLASMIGEAGVFVTTKDKAARVARNNYHLLLQGEAGTGKERMAHGIHQASPRAAGPLISLKCGGLPPERLEEELFGVADAPDASRPGKLELANGGTLFMDEIEKLPKSVAVRLADVLVKKWMRRVGEEVERPIDVRIIAACDSDLKRLTERGAFWADLYEIIAKNIIRVPALRNRREDIPSLAEHIISEVAEQHQISIKTILPETAELLKSYEWPGNIKQLQGVVEHAFFNTAGHEIHPEDINLMGDIRPDTSWKEDRDVFIKAWQAAGGNISRLANMLDVSRVTLYRYLKKYGLDKV
- a CDS encoding diguanylate cyclase; the encoded protein is MAQRFSSLVDVQKIQQLLDRLYDATGIPSGIIEVDSTIISATGWQDICTKFHRACEQSRQNCLESDRVIAEQLHTRTYVGYQCKNGLLEYACPIIIEGKHLATLFIGQFLAEEPDEAYFREQAHRYGYNEAAYLAALAQVPIFSEQKVAFILNFFVALADLLSCSGAHSLKYLETANFLQEVLNAMPSPIFYKDIEGKYIGCNQAFTTFVGKEHSEIIGKSVYEVFPHIAANKYYKMDGDLFANQGIQVYEYRMSDATGQHHDVLFNKALFKDIDGEVAGLVGAVIDITARKQMEAALQRNEAKYRALFEHMLNGFIYLKAQKNAAGEITDYCLLEINDAFVTTTGLPRETLIGRNISETIFADSTSGVNWQSIFNSVLENGQAYNFEYCSPRLNKWYLTSVFTPNEDYVAALFADITTRKQNEERTEYYAYHDPLTGLPNRRLFEDRLAMALNQAQRNGEWIAVLFLDLDNFKPVNDTYGHDAGDQLLRQVAQRMQTCIRACDTVARLGGDEFVIILPGTNTRQEIENIANRILTASRDPIVIDRDEIVVTMSIGISIYPKDGTDITSLMRNADVAMFLSKRYGRNRISFVIDAANFCEGL
- the kinE gene encoding sporulation kinase E; the protein is MLDSLTKNRVDLIWNAVPAGIIIVDSACRMTVFNKGAEELFGICRANIADLENLEAWQACRLPTSVYHSFQRAIHHGEASPTHKITMSLDYFALTIEYQVSPLHDDMGEVAGAIGIFKNLDKEREWERRVQHLETLAAVGQIAAGTVHEIRNPLTAIKGFAQLIQNRVERHNTLAISEYCTLISDEIDHINAIVSDFLTLAKPHDKPYTRLDIVTLVSDVLAFLYGESLLLKISIVSTIPDHPIYITGCLENLKEVLINICRNAFQAMEPDGILSVSITDQPHAVWIDITDTGCGMHEETMQKLFEAFYTTKETGTGLGLSICRRIICEHGGEIKVTSQLEYGSTFTIILPHE